From Chthonomonas sp., the proteins below share one genomic window:
- the ppk1 gene encoding polyphosphate kinase 1 → MAAYLNRELSWLEFNRRVLAEATNERNPLLEKLKFLAIFESNLDEFYMVRVSGLIEQEEAKITERTPDGLTPSEQLQAIAELAVPMRKEANQVWKGLLPKLQKVGVRIRGWDDLTDKQRADMATYFLRSIKPILTPLILDPAPSVPFISNRSLNLAVEISDESGPRIGRVKVPHEDRRFIPIPGLKNEFIALEDLVTANINELYPGAKIVGVHPFRLVRDADMDIRWLEAADLVSSVENTIHQRRFGDPVLLQVQPTMPAALLKNLMRMHALETQDVMVIDGLLALEGLWDLAALSIAGEKFPPARSYLSDKLATSDSLFAEVKSRDVVVHQPFDSFASVQAFIDSAATDPRVLGIKQTLYRVGKESPVVESLLEAAREGKQVAVMVELKARFDETNNITWARMLERAGVHVSYGFQELKTHCKLALVVRRQSDGSLRSFAHIGTGNYNPVTAQLYTDFGMFTSDPDITDDVATLFNYLTGFSKDVSYKRLLVAPDNLRDGILERIEREAAHGKAGRIIFKLNSLVDPEVIDALYEAAGAGVSIDCVVRGICCLIPRKNIRVRSIVGRFLEHSRAYYFGNNGQAELYIGSSDIMRRNLDRRVEVLAPISNAKQIQRFLEQVLEPYLRDTTNAWELQTDGTYVRVQNEKKPYSAQEALQDNPFSLRDIPTK, encoded by the coding sequence AATTCAATCGGCGCGTGCTAGCCGAAGCCACCAACGAGCGCAATCCGTTGCTGGAAAAGTTAAAGTTTCTGGCGATTTTTGAATCAAATCTCGACGAGTTTTATATGGTGCGCGTTTCGGGCCTCATTGAGCAAGAAGAAGCGAAAATCACCGAGCGCACGCCGGATGGGCTGACGCCCTCCGAGCAGCTTCAGGCCATCGCCGAGCTTGCCGTGCCGATGCGCAAAGAGGCGAACCAGGTGTGGAAGGGGCTTCTGCCAAAACTGCAAAAAGTGGGCGTGCGGATTCGTGGGTGGGATGACCTCACCGACAAGCAGCGCGCCGACATGGCGACCTACTTTCTGCGGTCGATCAAGCCGATCCTTACGCCGCTGATTCTCGATCCCGCGCCGAGCGTGCCGTTTATCTCGAACCGCTCGCTGAACCTCGCGGTCGAGATTAGCGACGAGAGCGGGCCGCGGATCGGTCGCGTGAAGGTACCTCACGAAGACCGGCGGTTCATCCCTATTCCGGGGCTGAAAAACGAGTTCATTGCGCTGGAAGACCTGGTCACCGCGAACATCAATGAGCTGTACCCCGGCGCGAAGATCGTGGGGGTTCACCCGTTCCGGTTGGTGCGCGACGCCGACATGGATATCCGTTGGCTGGAAGCGGCGGACCTTGTCAGCTCGGTCGAAAACACGATTCACCAGCGCCGGTTTGGCGATCCGGTTCTGCTGCAAGTGCAGCCGACCATGCCCGCCGCGCTCCTGAAAAACCTCATGCGCATGCATGCGCTGGAAACACAGGACGTGATGGTGATTGATGGGCTGCTCGCGCTCGAAGGTCTTTGGGACCTCGCCGCCCTGAGCATCGCCGGCGAGAAGTTTCCGCCCGCCCGATCGTATCTCAGCGACAAACTCGCGACGAGCGACTCGCTATTCGCCGAGGTGAAGTCGCGCGACGTGGTGGTGCATCAGCCGTTTGACAGCTTCGCCAGCGTGCAGGCCTTCATCGATTCCGCCGCGACCGACCCGCGCGTGCTCGGCATCAAGCAAACCCTGTATCGCGTCGGCAAGGAGTCACCGGTGGTCGAATCGTTGCTGGAAGCGGCTCGCGAAGGCAAGCAAGTGGCCGTCATGGTCGAGCTCAAGGCGCGCTTTGACGAGACGAATAACATCACTTGGGCGCGGATGCTCGAACGCGCGGGGGTGCACGTGAGCTATGGCTTTCAGGAACTTAAAACCCACTGCAAACTCGCGCTCGTTGTGCGACGGCAATCGGATGGTTCGCTGCGTTCGTTCGCGCACATCGGCACCGGGAACTACAATCCGGTGACCGCGCAGCTCTACACCGACTTCGGCATGTTCACCTCCGATCCGGACATCACGGACGACGTGGCGACCCTGTTTAACTACCTCACCGGGTTCAGCAAAGACGTCAGTTACAAGCGCCTGCTGGTGGCGCCAGATAACCTGCGCGACGGAATTTTGGAGCGCATTGAGCGCGAGGCCGCGCACGGCAAGGCGGGCCGGATTATCTTTAAGCTCAACTCGCTCGTGGATCCGGAAGTCATCGACGCGCTCTACGAAGCGGCGGGCGCAGGGGTTTCCATTGATTGCGTGGTGCGGGGCATCTGCTGCCTCATCCCGCGCAAAAACATTCGTGTGCGCAGTATCGTCGGGCGATTTTTGGAGCATAGCCGCGCTTACTACTTTGGCAACAACGGCCAGGCGGAACTTTACATCGGCAGTAGCGACATCATGCGACGCAACTTAGACCGCCGCGTCGAGGTCCTGGCCCCGATTTCGAACGCAAAACAGATTCAACGATTCTTGGAACAGGTGCTCGAACCCTACTTGCGGGACACGACAAACGCGTGGGAATTGCAGACCGATGGCACCTATGTTCGGGTGCAAAACGAGAAGAAACCTTACTCGGCGCAAGAAGCATTGCAGGACAATCCGTTTTCGTTGCGCGATATCCCCACAAAATAG